Proteins from a single region of Stigmatella erecta:
- a CDS encoding AgmX/PglI C-terminal domain-containing protein: MAAGHELEAGLSEEQWLFRQGDLVLGPLSGQKLVEKLYMGELTGATPVAPPGVRDFQRIDSIDGFQVHVARAAAKMRVDAEMRGVNERKRRKHAVLGGTLGVITLVLVGLAVWAGRQFAVHGPGGTEDEYADISVEMPTITLAQAPREDEDLIAYPTQGNPGRPPDKAPGPSAPKPTATPASAVAAKKPGPPRQGSVSSEPDGLDMGISFDQGAINKVVATNQRTLFRCFKEEAERRPGFAAKVPIEFVIGNDGRVNKLWVDHPQLKDGALHKCLLGELQRWPFRPYKGSLASVGLSFTVGKKG; this comes from the coding sequence ATGGCGGCTGGACATGAGCTTGAGGCGGGGCTGAGTGAAGAGCAGTGGCTATTCCGTCAGGGCGATCTCGTCCTAGGGCCGCTGTCCGGGCAGAAACTCGTGGAGAAGCTCTACATGGGGGAGCTGACGGGGGCCACCCCGGTGGCGCCGCCTGGCGTGCGGGACTTCCAGCGCATCGACAGCATCGACGGCTTCCAGGTCCACGTGGCGCGCGCCGCGGCGAAGATGCGCGTGGACGCGGAGATGCGCGGGGTGAACGAGCGCAAGCGCCGCAAGCACGCCGTGCTCGGCGGCACGCTGGGCGTCATCACGCTCGTCCTGGTGGGGCTGGCCGTGTGGGCCGGGCGCCAGTTCGCCGTCCACGGCCCGGGCGGGACCGAGGACGAGTACGCGGACATCTCCGTGGAGATGCCCACCATCACCCTGGCCCAGGCGCCGCGCGAGGACGAGGATCTCATCGCCTACCCGACCCAGGGTAACCCGGGCCGCCCCCCGGACAAGGCACCGGGGCCGAGCGCCCCGAAGCCCACGGCCACGCCCGCCTCGGCGGTGGCGGCCAAGAAGCCCGGGCCCCCCCGCCAGGGCAGCGTGTCCAGCGAGCCGGACGGGCTCGACATGGGCATCTCCTTTGATCAGGGGGCCATCAACAAGGTGGTCGCCACCAACCAGCGCACGCTCTTCCGGTGCTTCAAGGAGGAGGCCGAGCGCCGCCCCGGCTTCGCGGCCAAGGTCCCGATCGAGTTCGTCATCGGCAACGACGGCCGGGTGAACAAGCTCTGGGTGGACCACCCCCAGCTCAAGGATGGCGCACTGCACAAATGCCTCCTGGGCGAGCTGCAGCGCTGGCCCTTCAGGCCGTACAAGGGCTCGCTGGCCTCCGTGGGCCTGTCGTTCACGGTCGGCAAGAAGGGGTAG
- a CDS encoding PrkA family serine protein kinase produces the protein MEAKRYLQDIGAHVSADFVKNRSILSFEEYVSLFFNDPRSQARNAAQYLRDVMDHYGSEQVPHPTGTIRRFKVFDIPGMDRDGRVAGQEEVQNAIYRLLGNFVRTGRINKLILLHGPNGSAKSTLVNALKAGMEDYSNQPFGALYRLAWVFPSEKLIKGSIGFGERAPTPDTDVATTFAHLEAESIDVRMPCELRDHPLFVVPPAERRKMLEAALKKKGLGTGDGASGDFILSNYIRDGEMCHKCRRIFTALLNAYAGDYLKVLRHVQVERFYVSRRYQEGTVTVEPQMSVDAIVQQITADRTQLNLPPALHGVVLFEPHGPLVHANRGLIEYSDLLKRPLEAFKYLLGFSETSQVPLEPFVLQLDEVLIASANEKHLGAFKELPDFASFKGRIELVRVPYLRHYKQEQEIYDAQITSTSVGKHVAPHATEVAAMWAVLTRLKKPIPERYAADVKELVDQITPLEKMHLYTEGRAPQRLTSANNKELKRLRTELYEESDTYPNYEGRSGASAREIKTALFNAAQSPDYKCLNALAVLEELDAICRDKSVYEFLQQEVVDRYHDHAEFVRAVEGEYLDRVDSEVRDSMGLVSEDQYRDLVERYLQNVSHWVRNEKMRNRVTGEMERPDEGRMAEMEGIIMPKGEDPGEFRRGLISSIGAHRLDNPDAQMDYPRIFPDMFKRLRDHYFEERKRVLRKNKENILKYLSEERGALTPREQTQVEGTLKTMADRFGYCEHCAKDAILFLMKQRYG, from the coding sequence GTGGAAGCCAAGCGCTACCTGCAGGACATCGGGGCCCACGTGTCCGCCGACTTCGTCAAGAACAGGTCCATCCTGTCCTTCGAGGAGTACGTCTCGCTCTTCTTCAACGATCCACGGTCCCAGGCGCGCAACGCGGCCCAGTACCTGCGCGACGTGATGGACCACTATGGCTCCGAGCAGGTGCCGCACCCCACGGGCACCATCCGGCGCTTCAAGGTCTTCGACATTCCGGGAATGGACCGGGACGGACGGGTGGCGGGCCAGGAAGAGGTGCAGAACGCCATCTACCGGCTGCTGGGCAACTTCGTGCGCACCGGCCGCATCAACAAGCTCATCCTCCTGCACGGCCCCAACGGCAGCGCGAAGTCCACCCTGGTCAACGCGCTCAAGGCGGGCATGGAGGACTACTCGAACCAGCCCTTCGGCGCGCTGTACCGGCTGGCGTGGGTGTTCCCCTCCGAGAAGCTCATCAAGGGCTCCATCGGCTTTGGCGAGCGGGCGCCCACCCCGGACACGGACGTGGCCACGACGTTCGCGCACCTGGAGGCGGAGTCCATCGACGTGCGGATGCCGTGCGAGCTGAGGGATCATCCCCTGTTCGTCGTCCCGCCCGCCGAGCGCCGCAAGATGCTGGAGGCGGCGCTGAAGAAGAAGGGGCTGGGCACCGGGGACGGGGCCTCGGGGGACTTCATCCTCTCCAACTACATCCGCGACGGGGAGATGTGCCACAAGTGCCGGCGCATCTTCACCGCGCTGCTCAACGCGTACGCGGGCGACTACCTCAAGGTGCTGCGCCACGTGCAGGTGGAGCGCTTCTACGTCTCGCGCCGCTACCAGGAGGGCACGGTCACGGTGGAGCCGCAGATGAGCGTGGATGCCATCGTCCAGCAGATCACCGCCGACCGCACCCAGCTCAACCTGCCCCCGGCGCTGCACGGCGTGGTGCTCTTCGAGCCGCACGGCCCGCTGGTGCACGCCAACCGGGGCCTCATCGAGTACTCGGACCTGCTCAAGCGCCCGCTGGAGGCCTTCAAGTACCTGCTGGGCTTCAGCGAGACGTCCCAGGTGCCGCTGGAGCCGTTCGTGCTCCAGCTCGACGAGGTGCTGATCGCCTCCGCCAACGAGAAGCACCTGGGCGCCTTCAAGGAGCTGCCGGACTTCGCCTCCTTCAAGGGGCGCATCGAGCTGGTGCGCGTGCCCTACCTGCGCCACTACAAGCAGGAGCAGGAGATCTACGACGCGCAGATCACCTCCACGTCCGTGGGCAAGCACGTGGCGCCGCACGCCACCGAGGTGGCCGCCATGTGGGCGGTGCTCACCCGGCTCAAGAAGCCCATCCCCGAGCGCTACGCGGCCGACGTGAAGGAGCTGGTCGACCAGATTACCCCGCTGGAGAAGATGCACCTCTACACGGAGGGCAGGGCGCCCCAGCGGCTGACCTCGGCCAACAACAAGGAGCTGAAGCGGCTGCGCACGGAGCTCTACGAGGAGTCGGACACCTATCCGAACTACGAGGGCCGCTCGGGCGCCAGCGCGCGGGAGATCAAGACGGCGCTGTTCAACGCCGCGCAGAGCCCGGACTACAAGTGCCTCAACGCCCTGGCGGTGCTCGAGGAGCTCGACGCCATCTGCCGGGACAAGAGCGTGTACGAGTTCCTCCAGCAGGAGGTGGTGGACCGCTACCACGATCACGCGGAGTTCGTGCGGGCCGTGGAGGGCGAGTACCTCGACCGGGTGGACTCGGAGGTGCGGGACTCCATGGGCCTGGTCTCCGAGGACCAGTACCGGGACCTGGTGGAGCGCTACCTGCAGAACGTGAGCCACTGGGTGCGGAACGAGAAGATGCGCAACCGCGTCACCGGGGAGATGGAGCGGCCGGACGAGGGCCGGATGGCGGAGATGGAGGGCATCATCATGCCCAAGGGCGAGGATCCGGGAGAGTTCCGCCGGGGCCTCATCTCCAGCATCGGCGCGCACCGGCTGGACAACCCGGACGCGCAGATGGACTACCCGCGCATCTTCCCGGACATGTTCAAGCGCCTGAGGGACCACTACTTCGAGGAGCGCAAGCGGGTGCTGCGCAAGAACAAGGAGAACATCCTCAAGTACCTGTCCGAGGAGCGCGGCGCGCTCACCCCCCGGGAGCAGACCCAGGTGGAAGGCACGCTCAAGACCATGGCGGACCGGTTCGGCTACTGCGAGCACTGCGCCAAGGACGCCATCCTGTTCCTGATGAAGCAGCGCTACGGCTGA
- the cysC gene encoding adenylyl-sulfate kinase has translation MPSTTGFTLWLTGMHGTGKTTIAAYIAARLRQVGRQVETLDEGEIGQELWQGLGDSKEERSTIVRRVGYVAQLLARNNVAVLVPCVSPYKSVREENRRTIGRYVEVYVDCPTETLIERDTTGKYKKALSGEIPNFIGITEPYEPPTSPEVTVHSDTESVEDGAAKIFQSLLDLGYMTSEELKIITGKKMKANPVPKKARRVEPAKADKPGKGTKARPATRAARVAKPTSTKKGAKRK, from the coding sequence ATGCCCAGCACTACTGGTTTCACGCTTTGGCTGACCGGCATGCATGGCACCGGCAAGACCACGATCGCCGCCTACATCGCCGCGCGGCTGCGTCAGGTGGGCCGCCAGGTGGAGACGCTCGACGAGGGTGAGATCGGCCAGGAGCTCTGGCAGGGCCTGGGGGACAGCAAGGAGGAGCGCTCCACCATCGTGCGCCGCGTGGGCTATGTGGCCCAGCTGCTGGCGCGCAACAACGTGGCGGTGCTCGTGCCGTGCGTGAGCCCCTACAAGAGCGTCCGCGAGGAGAACCGCCGGACCATCGGCCGCTATGTCGAGGTCTACGTCGACTGCCCCACCGAGACGCTGATCGAGCGCGACACCACGGGCAAGTACAAGAAGGCCCTGAGCGGGGAGATCCCCAACTTCATCGGCATCACCGAGCCGTACGAGCCGCCCACCTCCCCCGAGGTGACGGTGCACTCGGACACCGAGAGCGTGGAGGACGGCGCCGCGAAGATCTTCCAGTCCCTGCTGGACCTCGGCTACATGACGTCCGAGGAGCTGAAGATCATCACCGGCAAGAAGATGAAGGCCAACCCCGTGCCGAAGAAGGCGCGGCGCGTCGAGCCCGCCAAGGCCGACAAGCCGGGCAAGGGCACCAAGGCCCGGCCGGCCACCCGCGCGGCCCGCGTGGCCAAGCCCACGAGCACCAAGAAGGGCGCCAAGCGCAAGTAG
- a CDS encoding ribbon-helix-helix domain-containing protein — translation MDNTPRLTSVVFRLSREKLDSLKDLSRTTRIRQSEYLREAISDLLSKYEDRVVD, via the coding sequence ATGGACAACACGCCTCGCCTCACCTCGGTGGTCTTCCGTCTCTCCCGCGAGAAGCTGGACTCGTTGAAGGACCTGTCCCGCACCACGCGGATCCGTCAGAGCGAGTACCTCCGGGAGGCGATCTCGGACCTGCTGTCGAAGTACGAGGACCGCGTCGTCGACTGA
- a CDS encoding Hsp70 family protein, with the protein MQTKEPIIGIDLGTTNSCAAYVDESGNVKLIPYKGGDYTIPSIFAIDDKGNELIGFEAKRQWQLNPRNTIYGAKRLVGRGYKSDIVETMKKVVAYSMRPGKKNDVVLDVGKKEFSLQEVSAKILNKIRDVAANHLKVPVKRAVVTVPAYFNDRQRQSVKDAGKLIDLEVVRIINEPTAAALAYGVGKGLKEKVVVYDLGGGTFDVSIIEIRDRVFEVKATGGDIFLGGIDFDNAIIHHVLKDFASKTGIDLATDPVAMQRIKDLAERTKIDLSAREEVPFNIPFITMTSQGQPLNIEMKFTRRMLEQLTNQHIDRSLQIVARVLVDSGLSTKDIDQVMLVGGQTRMPIVQDRLTKFFGKPPSKGVHPDEAVAIGAALYANSLEDNSNLRIQLLDVIPMAIGLEKAGGAFHTVFPRNAAIPNAKQLLATTSMDNQTELAMRIFQGDHEMVAQNDMLGEFTFSGIRADKAGRVQVEITFDVNVEGILTMRARDPATGREMRTTVRVSQT; encoded by the coding sequence ATGCAAACGAAGGAGCCCATCATCGGCATCGACCTCGGCACGACGAACTCGTGTGCGGCGTATGTCGACGAGAGCGGGAACGTGAAGCTCATCCCCTACAAGGGCGGCGACTACACCATCCCCTCCATCTTCGCCATCGATGACAAGGGCAACGAGCTGATCGGCTTCGAGGCCAAGCGCCAGTGGCAGCTCAACCCGCGCAACACCATCTACGGCGCCAAGCGCCTGGTGGGCCGGGGGTACAAGAGCGACATCGTCGAGACGATGAAGAAGGTCGTCGCGTACTCGATGCGCCCCGGCAAGAAGAACGACGTCGTCCTGGACGTGGGCAAGAAGGAGTTCTCCCTCCAGGAGGTCAGCGCGAAGATCCTCAACAAGATCCGCGACGTGGCCGCCAACCACCTGAAGGTCCCCGTGAAGCGCGCGGTGGTGACGGTGCCCGCGTACTTCAACGACCGCCAGCGCCAGTCGGTGAAGGACGCCGGCAAGCTCATCGACCTGGAGGTGGTGCGCATCATCAACGAGCCCACCGCCGCGGCGCTCGCCTATGGCGTGGGCAAGGGGCTCAAGGAGAAGGTCGTCGTCTATGATTTGGGCGGCGGCACCTTCGACGTGTCGATCATCGAGATCCGCGACCGCGTCTTCGAGGTGAAGGCCACCGGGGGCGACATCTTCCTGGGCGGCATCGACTTCGACAACGCCATCATCCACCACGTCCTGAAGGACTTCGCGTCGAAGACGGGCATCGACCTGGCCACGGACCCGGTGGCCATGCAGCGCATCAAGGACCTGGCCGAGCGCACGAAGATCGACCTGTCGGCGCGCGAGGAGGTGCCCTTCAACATCCCCTTCATCACGATGACCTCGCAGGGCCAGCCCCTGAACATCGAGATGAAGTTCACGCGCCGGATGCTGGAGCAGCTCACCAACCAGCACATCGACCGGTCGCTCCAGATCGTCGCCCGCGTGCTGGTGGACTCGGGCCTGTCCACCAAGGACATCGACCAGGTGATGCTGGTGGGCGGCCAGACGCGCATGCCCATCGTCCAGGACCGGCTGACGAAGTTCTTCGGCAAGCCGCCCAGCAAGGGCGTGCACCCGGACGAGGCGGTGGCCATCGGGGCGGCGCTCTACGCGAACTCGCTGGAGGACAACAGCAACCTGCGCATCCAGCTGCTGGACGTGATTCCCATGGCCATCGGCCTGGAGAAGGCGGGCGGCGCGTTCCACACGGTGTTCCCGCGCAACGCGGCCATCCCCAACGCCAAGCAGCTCCTGGCCACCACGAGCATGGACAACCAGACGGAGCTGGCCATGCGCATCTTCCAGGGCGACCACGAGATGGTGGCCCAGAACGACATGCTCGGGGAGTTCACCTTCTCGGGCATCCGCGCCGACAAGGCGGGCCGCGTCCAGGTGGAGATCACCTTCGACGTGAACGTGGAGGGCATCCTCACCATGCGCGCGAGGGATCCGGCCACCGGCCGCGAGATGCGGACCACCGTCCGCGTCAGCCAGACCTGA
- the clpX gene encoding ATP-dependent Clp protease ATP-binding subunit ClpX, which produces MKKEHHVNLSCSFCGKSQREVRKLIAGPTVYICDECIKLCNDIIADENEREEGKPQVSLPTPTEIKAFLDDYVIGQDQAKKVLSVAVYNHYKRIYQKKPAARPRPGVKAQGSEDVELQKSNILLIGPTGSGKTLLAQSLARFLNVPFTIADATSLTEAGYVGEDVENIIQNLLHNADYDVEKAARGIVYIDEIDKIARKGDTPSATRDVGGEGVQQALLKIIEGTRANVTPRGGKKYNQQEYVQVDTTNVLFICGGAFHGIDGIIKRRVGEKGLGFGARITHREERSVGELLAMAEPEDLMKFGMIPEFIGRLPMVATLNDLKEDDLVTILTQPKNALVKQYQKLFEIEKVKLTFSKESLRAIAREAMRRNSGARGLRAIMEDAMLEVMYDVPFREGVKECKISENVITKHEPPQIIMEKMEKKTA; this is translated from the coding sequence GTGAAGAAGGAGCACCACGTCAATCTGTCCTGTTCGTTCTGCGGCAAGTCGCAGCGCGAGGTCCGCAAGCTCATCGCGGGCCCGACGGTGTACATCTGCGACGAATGCATCAAGCTGTGTAACGACATCATCGCGGACGAGAACGAGCGCGAGGAGGGCAAGCCGCAGGTCAGCTTGCCGACGCCCACGGAGATCAAGGCGTTCCTCGACGACTACGTCATCGGCCAGGACCAGGCGAAGAAGGTCCTCTCGGTCGCGGTCTACAACCACTACAAGCGCATCTACCAGAAGAAGCCGGCTGCGCGGCCGCGTCCCGGGGTCAAGGCCCAGGGCAGCGAGGATGTGGAGCTCCAGAAGAGCAACATCCTGCTCATCGGCCCCACGGGCAGCGGCAAGACGCTGCTGGCGCAGTCCCTGGCGCGCTTCCTCAACGTCCCGTTCACCATCGCGGATGCCACCAGCCTCACCGAGGCCGGCTACGTGGGCGAGGACGTGGAGAACATCATCCAGAACCTGCTCCACAACGCCGACTACGACGTGGAGAAGGCCGCCCGGGGCATCGTCTACATCGACGAGATCGACAAGATCGCCCGCAAGGGGGACACGCCGAGCGCCACCCGCGACGTGGGCGGCGAGGGCGTGCAGCAGGCCCTCTTGAAGATCATCGAGGGCACCCGGGCCAACGTCACCCCCCGCGGGGGCAAGAAGTACAACCAGCAGGAGTACGTCCAGGTCGACACGACGAACGTCCTGTTCATCTGCGGCGGCGCCTTCCACGGCATCGACGGCATCATCAAGCGCCGCGTGGGCGAGAAGGGCCTGGGCTTCGGCGCCCGCATCACCCACCGCGAGGAGCGCAGCGTGGGCGAGCTGCTCGCCATGGCGGAGCCGGAGGACCTGATGAAGTTCGGGATGATCCCCGAGTTCATCGGCCGTCTGCCCATGGTCGCCACGCTCAACGATCTCAAGGAAGATGACCTGGTCACCATCCTCACCCAGCCGAAGAACGCGCTGGTGAAGCAGTACCAGAAGCTCTTCGAGATCGAGAAGGTGAAGCTGACGTTCTCCAAGGAGTCCCTGCGGGCCATCGCCCGCGAGGCGATGCGCCGCAACTCCGGCGCGCGCGGCCTGCGCGCCATCATGGAGGATGCGATGCTCGAGGTGATGTACGACGTCCCGTTCCGCGAGGGCGTCAAGGAGTGCAAGATCAGCGAGAACGTCATCACCAAGCACGAGCCGCCGCAGATCATCATGGAGAAGATGGAGAAGAAGACGGCCTGA
- the larE gene encoding ATP-dependent sacrificial sulfur transferase LarE — MLSPERIQALCDSSRPKLEAMRAAIRAHGTALVAFSGGVDSTFVLKIAVEELGEKALAVTALSASVAPEEEQEARELAARFGARHEVLTSNELANPQYAANPTNRCYFCKTELYDLCEARRQALGYAVVLDGFNADDFKDHRPGHKAAQEHHVQSPLAKAGLTKDEIRAWSHHLGLPTWDKPQMACLASRIPYGTSVTRERLFQIARAESELRRLGFRQFRVRYHEQVARLELAEEEYGRFLEASVRLEINRALKALGFQFVALDLEPFRSGRMNEAAGVGKPAQGFPLPVVS, encoded by the coding sequence ATGCTGAGCCCCGAACGGATCCAGGCCCTGTGCGACTCCTCCCGTCCCAAGCTGGAGGCCATGCGCGCGGCGATCCGTGCCCACGGCACGGCGCTGGTGGCGTTCTCCGGCGGGGTGGACTCCACGTTCGTTCTGAAGATCGCCGTGGAGGAGCTGGGCGAGAAGGCCCTGGCGGTGACGGCGCTGTCCGCCTCGGTGGCCCCCGAGGAGGAGCAGGAGGCCCGGGAGCTGGCCGCGCGCTTTGGCGCCCGCCACGAGGTGCTGACGAGCAACGAGCTGGCCAACCCCCAGTACGCCGCCAACCCCACCAACCGCTGCTACTTCTGCAAGACAGAGCTGTACGACTTGTGCGAGGCCCGGCGCCAGGCGCTCGGCTACGCGGTGGTGCTGGACGGCTTCAACGCGGACGACTTCAAGGATCACCGCCCCGGGCACAAGGCCGCCCAGGAGCACCACGTGCAGTCGCCCCTGGCGAAGGCGGGGCTGACCAAGGACGAGATCCGCGCGTGGAGCCACCACCTGGGGCTGCCCACGTGGGACAAGCCGCAGATGGCGTGCCTGGCCTCGCGCATTCCGTATGGCACCTCGGTGACGCGCGAGCGCCTGTTCCAGATCGCCCGCGCGGAGTCCGAGCTGCGCCGGCTGGGCTTCCGCCAGTTCCGCGTCCGCTACCACGAGCAGGTGGCGCGGCTGGAGCTGGCGGAGGAGGAGTACGGCCGGTTCCTGGAGGCCAGCGTGCGGCTGGAGATCAACCGCGCGCTCAAGGCCCTGGGCTTCCAGTTCGTGGCGTTGGATCTCGAGCCGTTCCGCTCGGGCCGCATGAACGAGGCCGCGGGGGTGGGCAAGCCCGCACAGGGCTTTCCGCTCCCCGTGGTGAGCTGA
- a CDS encoding MoaD/ThiS family protein — MAKVHIPTPLRGLTRNQAEVQASGATVGEVLKDLEKRFPGLGPRLLDGQGAVRRYVNIFHNDEDIRGLQELETPVKASDRLTLLTAMAGG, encoded by the coding sequence ATGGCGAAGGTCCACATTCCCACGCCCCTTCGGGGCTTGACCCGGAACCAGGCCGAGGTCCAGGCCTCGGGGGCCACGGTGGGCGAGGTGCTGAAGGATTTGGAGAAGCGCTTTCCCGGCCTGGGGCCGCGGTTGCTCGACGGCCAGGGCGCCGTCCGCCGCTACGTGAACATCTTCCACAATGACGAGGACATCCGGGGCCTCCAGGAGCTGGAGACGCCCGTGAAGGCCTCGGACCGGCTCACCCTCCTGACCGCCATGGCCGGCGGGTAG
- a CDS encoding tRNA pseudouridine(38-40) synthase TruA: MVKSPVKRTPTTLWLWYRGGSFHGFQRQPGADTVQSTLEAVLRSTGVPATVMPAGRTDRGVHARMQVVSLRLEAGDRPEALAARLPALLPPDLGLCAARQPHPSFHAQWSAEGKTYCYRVQLGGRVAEAWRPYVLEALEEPRLARCAIAPERLAELLQAAVGARDFWAFHASSSPRKVRTLESATVHELGGGLFEVRLRGDSFARYQVRYLVGSALLTAAGQLPEEQWRAALERADTIPGLRAAASGLILWEVRYPKGVDPFTPEERSTPAGLPRAPPFVDASGG; the protein is encoded by the coding sequence TTGGTGAAATCCCCCGTGAAGCGAACTCCCACCACCCTGTGGCTCTGGTACCGGGGCGGAAGCTTCCATGGCTTCCAGCGCCAGCCCGGGGCGGACACCGTGCAGTCCACCCTGGAAGCGGTGCTCCGCTCGACGGGAGTGCCGGCGACGGTGATGCCCGCGGGGCGCACCGACCGGGGCGTGCATGCCCGGATGCAGGTGGTGAGCCTCCGGCTGGAGGCCGGGGACAGGCCCGAGGCCCTCGCGGCCCGGCTCCCCGCCCTGCTGCCACCGGACCTGGGCCTGTGTGCCGCCCGGCAACCCCACCCCTCCTTCCATGCGCAGTGGAGCGCCGAGGGAAAGACGTACTGCTACCGCGTCCAGCTGGGAGGCCGGGTGGCGGAGGCCTGGCGCCCCTATGTCCTGGAGGCCCTGGAGGAGCCCCGTCTGGCGCGGTGCGCCATCGCCCCCGAGCGCCTGGCGGAGCTGCTCCAGGCGGCGGTGGGCGCGCGGGACTTCTGGGCGTTTCATGCGAGCTCCAGCCCGCGGAAGGTGCGGACACTGGAGTCCGCCACGGTGCATGAGCTGGGAGGAGGCCTGTTCGAGGTGCGGCTGCGCGGGGACTCCTTCGCGCGCTACCAGGTGCGCTACCTCGTGGGCTCCGCGCTGCTCACCGCCGCGGGCCAGCTCCCGGAGGAGCAGTGGCGGGCCGCGCTGGAGCGGGCGGACACCATCCCGGGGCTCCGGGCCGCCGCCTCGGGGCTGATCCTCTGGGAGGTCCGCTACCCGAAGGGCGTGGATCCCTTCACGCCGGAGGAGCGCAGCACCCCGGCCGGATTGCCGCGCGCCCCACCCTTCGTGGACGCGTCCGGCGGGTGA
- a CDS encoding Mov34/MPN/PAD-1 family protein: MPGDELPGELSDVLRHLEACYPLEGCGVLLRTEAGGWRVRPLFNAYDRYHAADPGRFPRSARTAFLVEPQEWLAVNREADARNEQVACLFHSHVEGVARLSAEDRHAAAPGGTPLFPGVSYLVVNVAQGRAAEARWYRWGGGEFQDQPVPL, translated from the coding sequence ATGCCCGGCGACGAGCTGCCCGGAGAGCTGTCGGACGTCCTCCGGCACCTGGAAGCCTGCTATCCGCTCGAGGGCTGCGGGGTGCTCCTGCGCACGGAGGCCGGGGGCTGGCGCGTCCGGCCGCTCTTCAACGCCTATGATCGATACCACGCGGCGGATCCGGGGCGTTTTCCCCGCTCGGCCCGCACCGCGTTCCTCGTCGAGCCCCAGGAATGGCTGGCGGTGAACCGCGAGGCGGATGCCCGGAACGAGCAGGTGGCCTGCCTCTTCCACTCGCATGTGGAGGGGGTGGCGCGCCTGTCCGCCGAGGACCGCCACGCGGCCGCCCCGGGCGGAACACCCCTGTTTCCGGGCGTGTCCTACCTTGTGGTCAACGTGGCGCAGGGGCGGGCCGCCGAGGCCCGGTGGTACCGGTGGGGCGGGGGAGAATTTCAGGATCAGCCGGTTCCGCTGTAG
- a CDS encoding sensor histidine kinase, whose translation MDTGLASDEEKPANDLRARVRAVLERRKLTDSISAEQASASWEQDRFVARARALFYARMMFLTLGLLILAVPEWSGYFGLTGPLAFGGYFTMLLYSVANFLVIDHPKAGRWVTYFTLCFDLIIMVVLIVKPQVNGGLQSPLLATQLLFTTLFAILYPKPLAILPPLLALPITTRLDLLLNRSVTAIELLTLLWYSALNFIIVYVVVYLNEREAAAHREVVELQGDLKELAIVEERNRLAREIHDGLGASLSSMIIQSEYILSLEKDGSLRAEIGELKATAEESIEELRRNLRMMREDFELAQGLEDYVKTFRDRTQLDIRFERTGVARKLSPDAQLALFRILQEGLSNTAKHAQAQVVHVRLDFTEGRVHLTVRDDGKGFDPKKTPRGHYGLLNMRERAMKLGGEIIVDSAPGAGALVSFSIPCNPL comes from the coding sequence ATGGATACCGGCCTCGCCTCGGACGAGGAAAAGCCCGCCAATGACCTGCGCGCCCGCGTGCGCGCGGTGCTGGAGCGGCGCAAGCTCACGGACAGCATCTCCGCCGAACAGGCCTCCGCCTCCTGGGAGCAGGACCGGTTCGTGGCCCGAGCCCGGGCGCTCTTCTACGCGCGGATGATGTTCCTGACCCTGGGCCTGCTCATCCTGGCGGTGCCCGAGTGGTCCGGGTACTTCGGGCTCACGGGCCCGCTGGCCTTTGGCGGCTACTTCACGATGCTGCTCTACAGCGTCGCGAACTTTCTCGTCATCGATCACCCCAAGGCAGGCCGGTGGGTGACGTACTTCACGCTCTGCTTCGACCTCATCATCATGGTCGTGCTGATCGTCAAGCCGCAGGTGAACGGCGGCCTCCAGAGCCCGCTGCTGGCCACGCAGCTCTTGTTCACCACGCTGTTCGCCATCCTCTACCCCAAGCCGCTGGCCATCCTGCCGCCGCTCCTGGCGCTGCCCATCACCACCCGGTTGGATCTGCTGCTCAACCGCTCGGTCACGGCCATCGAGCTGCTGACGCTGCTCTGGTACTCGGCGCTCAACTTCATCATCGTCTACGTGGTGGTGTACCTGAACGAGCGCGAGGCCGCCGCGCACCGCGAGGTGGTGGAGCTCCAGGGGGACCTCAAGGAGCTGGCCATCGTGGAGGAGCGCAACCGGCTGGCGCGGGAGATCCACGACGGGCTGGGCGCCTCGCTCTCGTCGATGATCATCCAGTCCGAGTACATCCTCAGCCTGGAGAAGGACGGCTCGCTGCGCGCCGAGATCGGCGAGCTGAAGGCCACCGCCGAGGAGTCCATCGAGGAGCTGCGCCGCAACCTGCGGATGATGCGCGAGGACTTCGAGCTGGCGCAGGGCCTGGAGGACTACGTCAAGACGTTCCGCGATCGCACGCAGCTGGACATCCGCTTCGAGCGCACGGGGGTGGCGCGCAAGCTGTCTCCGGACGCGCAGCTCGCCCTGTTCCGCATCCTCCAGGAGGGCCTGTCCAACACCGCCAAGCACGCTCAGGCCCAGGTGGTGCACGTGAGGCTCGACTTCACCGAGGGCCGGGTGCACCTGACGGTGCGCGACGATGGCAAGGGCTTCGATCCGAAGAAGACTCCCCGCGGCCATTATGGTCTGCTGAACATGCGTGAGCGCGCGATGAAGCTTGGCGGAGAGATCATCGTGGACTCGGCCCCCGGGGCCGGCGCACTCGTCTCCTTCTCCATTCCCTGCAATCCCCTGTAA